One part of the Nyctibius grandis isolate bNycGra1 chromosome 33, bNycGra1.pri, whole genome shotgun sequence genome encodes these proteins:
- the LOC137675399 gene encoding actin filament-associated protein 1-like 2 isoform X1 — MARQRDLDKLLSDLRSFLLILDRESLSAAARAKKKSVADLLSRLQSPTSEDAEYMIMRCLSPSPGTPRGRASPGTRTAGATGGRACECHPGSTPSLRGGSKVPPVSPSPPADDSYEDAEPLGGCSGGADTDSSHYESYGEDDDGVTDRAHYVQRSPAPSPVTEPPGRPEAQLCGFLWRKRWLGQWAKQLFIVREHVLLGFRCAADPQPVLELDLRGCRVAYKAKRGKKMPHALKVTGPAGEGLVIGFRSQQQAEDWRKVIEEVSSDGPSGLAAVGVPASPSSRLGRAAGSQFGEEEEEEEDCSRQSPARSPRPGEDAKGGFLAVRLRGRWQRLWCAVRRGALRMFPEPGGAQRPVCALRLEGCQVSPGGAAAGSPRHLRIRIAQRGRELALLQTRSDEEREAWLKTLRAGGGGEAAGDNPCAEPTKLGDASSCPAAGGLLLRRVPTPNAYMDDPFGQLPPAEAPKHLYSNTERLQQLKQSLDRAVQGQRRRPVSALPAGAHSGTLGSTLPSQAAPLAALRGRAASPQRAEVSPELRSRDLSRSQRTLTLPERKGARDGLDILIGKRAFPKLEEKVGQLERACRVKGRLKAGSEMNLLAIGKSLKGHIAASAAASEQGSFLSPLLKRTVSARSAPRPPPSPGSVEKGNVLRKRKEWEMKSAM, encoded by the exons ATGGCCCGGCAGAGAG ACCTGGACAAGCTGCTCTCAGACCTGCGCTCCTTCCTGCTCATCCTGGACCGGGAAAGCCTCAGCGCCGCGGCTCGGGCCAAGAAGAAGTCGGTGGCCGATCTCCTGTCCCGGCTGCAGAGCCCCACGT CAGAGGATGCAGAGTACATGATCATGCGCTGCCTCTCGCCATCCCCGGGGaccccgcggggccgggccagCCCGG gaacCAGGACAGCGGGTGCCACGGGAGGGAGAGCCTGCGAGTGCCACCCGGGCAGCACCCCGAGCCTGCGCGGAGGG agcAAGGTGCCCCCCGTCTCACCATCCCCACCCGCTGATGACTCCTACGAAGACGCCGAACCCCTCGGCGGATGCTCCG GCGGCGCCGACACCGACAGCAGCCACTACGAGTCGTACGGGGAGGATGATGATGGTGTGACGGACCGTGCCCACTACGTGCAGCGGTCACCGGCCCCCAGCCCTGTCACCGAGCCCCCCGGGCGCCCCGAGGCGCAGCTCTGCGGGTTCCTCTGGAGGAAGCGCTGGCTGGGGCAGTGGGCAAAGCAGCTCTTCATCGTGCGGGAGCACGTGCTGCTG GGCTTCAGGTGTGCCGCCGACCCGCAGCCCGTGCTGGAGCTGGACCTGCGGGGCTGTCGCGTCGCCTACAAAGCCAAGCGTGGCAAGAAGATGCCGCACGCCCTGAAGGTGACGGGGCCGGCGGGCGAGGGGCTGGTCATCGGCTTCCGGAGCCAGCAGCAggctgaggactggaggaag GTGATCGAAGAGGTCAGCAGCGATGGCCCGAGCGGGCTGGCAGCCGTCGGTGTCCCAGCGTCACCCTCCTCGAGGCTCGGCCGG GCTGCTGGGTCCCAGTttggtgaggaggaggaggaggaggaggattgcTCCCGGCAgagccctgcccgcagcccccggcccggaGAGGATGCTAAAGGAG GGTTCCTGGCGGTGCGGCTGCGGGGCCGGTGGCAGCGGCTGTGGTGCGCGGTGCGGCGCGGAGCCCTGCGCATGTTCCCCGAGCCCGGCGGTGCCCAGCGCCCCGTCTGTGCCCTGCGCCTCGAGGGCTGCCAGGTCTCCCCGGGGGGGGCGGCCGCCGGCTCCCCCCGGCACCTCCGCATCCGCATCGcccagcggggccgggagctCGCCCTGCTGCAG ACCCGCTCGGACGAGGAGAGGGAAGCCTGGCTGAAGACCCTGCGGgccgggggaggaggggaggcgGCTGGTGACAACCCCTGCGCCGAGCCCACCAAACTGGGCGatgccagcagctgccctgctgcGGG CGGGCTGCTGCTGCGCCGCGTCCCGACCCCCAACGCCTACATGGACGACCCCTTCGGGCAGCTCCCGCCAGCTGAGGCCCCCAAGCACCTTTACTCCAACACGGagcggctgcagcagctg AAGCAGAGCTTGGACCGAGCAGTGCAAGGGCAGCGCAGGAGACCAGTGTCTGCACTGCCCGCTGGTGCCCACAGCGGCACCCtgggcagcaccctgccctcGCAGGCGG caccACTGGCAGCTCTCCGGGGCAGGGCTGCCAGCCCGCAGCGGGCAGAGGTGAGCCCCGAGCTCCGGAGCAGGGATCTCTCCCGGTCCCAGCGCACCCTGACGCTGCCCGAAAGGAAAGGGGCTCGGGATGGGTTGGATATCCTCATCG GGAAGAGAGCCTTCCccaagctggaggagaaggtgggGCAGCTGGAGAGGGCCTGCCGCGTGAAGGGCAGGCTGAAAGCCGGCTCCGAGATGAACCTGCTGGCCATCGGCAAGTCACTGAAGGGCCACATCGCCGCCAGCGCGGCTGCCTCCGag CAGGGCTCGTTCCTCTCGCCGCTGTTGAAGCGCACGGTGTCGGCCAGGAGCGCCCCGAGgccacccccctccccgggcagcgTGGAGAAGGGAAACGTGCTGCGGAAGAGAAAG
- the LOC137675399 gene encoding actin filament-associated protein 1-like isoform X4, whose product MIMRCLSPSPGTPRGRASPGTRTAGATGGRACECHPGSTPSLRGGSKVPPVSPSPPADDSYEDAEPLGGCSGGADTDSSHYESYGEDDDGVTDRAHYVQRSPAPSPVTEPPGRPEAQLCGFLWRKRWLGQWAKQLFIVREHVLLGFRCAADPQPVLELDLRGCRVAYKAKRGKKMPHALKVTGPAGEGLVIGFRSQQQAEDWRKVIEEVSSDGPSGLAAVGVPASPSSRLGRAAGSQFGEEEEEEEDCSRQSPARSPRPGEDAKGGFLAVRLRGRWQRLWCAVRRGALRMFPEPGGAQRPVCALRLEGCQVSPGGAAAGSPRHLRIRIAQRGRELALLQTRSDEEREAWLKTLRAGGGGEAAGDNPCAEPTKLGDASSCPAAGGLLLRRVPTPNAYMDDPFGQLPPAEAPKHLYSNTERLQQLKQSLDRAVQGQRRRPVSALPAGAHSGTLGSTLPSQAAPLAALRGRAASPQRAEVSPELRSRDLSRSQRTLTLPERKGARDGLDILIGKRAFPKLEEKVGQLERACRVKGRLKAGSEMNLLAIGKSLKGHIAASAAASEQGSFLSPLLKRTVSARSAPRPPPSPGSVEKGNVLRKRKEWEMKSAM is encoded by the exons ATGATCATGCGCTGCCTCTCGCCATCCCCGGGGaccccgcggggccgggccagCCCGG gaacCAGGACAGCGGGTGCCACGGGAGGGAGAGCCTGCGAGTGCCACCCGGGCAGCACCCCGAGCCTGCGCGGAGGG agcAAGGTGCCCCCCGTCTCACCATCCCCACCCGCTGATGACTCCTACGAAGACGCCGAACCCCTCGGCGGATGCTCCG GCGGCGCCGACACCGACAGCAGCCACTACGAGTCGTACGGGGAGGATGATGATGGTGTGACGGACCGTGCCCACTACGTGCAGCGGTCACCGGCCCCCAGCCCTGTCACCGAGCCCCCCGGGCGCCCCGAGGCGCAGCTCTGCGGGTTCCTCTGGAGGAAGCGCTGGCTGGGGCAGTGGGCAAAGCAGCTCTTCATCGTGCGGGAGCACGTGCTGCTG GGCTTCAGGTGTGCCGCCGACCCGCAGCCCGTGCTGGAGCTGGACCTGCGGGGCTGTCGCGTCGCCTACAAAGCCAAGCGTGGCAAGAAGATGCCGCACGCCCTGAAGGTGACGGGGCCGGCGGGCGAGGGGCTGGTCATCGGCTTCCGGAGCCAGCAGCAggctgaggactggaggaag GTGATCGAAGAGGTCAGCAGCGATGGCCCGAGCGGGCTGGCAGCCGTCGGTGTCCCAGCGTCACCCTCCTCGAGGCTCGGCCGG GCTGCTGGGTCCCAGTttggtgaggaggaggaggaggaggaggattgcTCCCGGCAgagccctgcccgcagcccccggcccggaGAGGATGCTAAAGGAG GGTTCCTGGCGGTGCGGCTGCGGGGCCGGTGGCAGCGGCTGTGGTGCGCGGTGCGGCGCGGAGCCCTGCGCATGTTCCCCGAGCCCGGCGGTGCCCAGCGCCCCGTCTGTGCCCTGCGCCTCGAGGGCTGCCAGGTCTCCCCGGGGGGGGCGGCCGCCGGCTCCCCCCGGCACCTCCGCATCCGCATCGcccagcggggccgggagctCGCCCTGCTGCAG ACCCGCTCGGACGAGGAGAGGGAAGCCTGGCTGAAGACCCTGCGGgccgggggaggaggggaggcgGCTGGTGACAACCCCTGCGCCGAGCCCACCAAACTGGGCGatgccagcagctgccctgctgcGGG CGGGCTGCTGCTGCGCCGCGTCCCGACCCCCAACGCCTACATGGACGACCCCTTCGGGCAGCTCCCGCCAGCTGAGGCCCCCAAGCACCTTTACTCCAACACGGagcggctgcagcagctg AAGCAGAGCTTGGACCGAGCAGTGCAAGGGCAGCGCAGGAGACCAGTGTCTGCACTGCCCGCTGGTGCCCACAGCGGCACCCtgggcagcaccctgccctcGCAGGCGG caccACTGGCAGCTCTCCGGGGCAGGGCTGCCAGCCCGCAGCGGGCAGAGGTGAGCCCCGAGCTCCGGAGCAGGGATCTCTCCCGGTCCCAGCGCACCCTGACGCTGCCCGAAAGGAAAGGGGCTCGGGATGGGTTGGATATCCTCATCG GGAAGAGAGCCTTCCccaagctggaggagaaggtgggGCAGCTGGAGAGGGCCTGCCGCGTGAAGGGCAGGCTGAAAGCCGGCTCCGAGATGAACCTGCTGGCCATCGGCAAGTCACTGAAGGGCCACATCGCCGCCAGCGCGGCTGCCTCCGag CAGGGCTCGTTCCTCTCGCCGCTGTTGAAGCGCACGGTGTCGGCCAGGAGCGCCCCGAGgccacccccctccccgggcagcgTGGAGAAGGGAAACGTGCTGCGGAAGAGAAAG
- the LOC137675399 gene encoding actin filament-associated protein 1-like 2 isoform X3, with the protein MARQRDLDKLLSDLRSFLLILDRESLSAAARAKKKSVADLLSRLQSPTSEDAEYMIMRCLSPSPGTPRGRASPGTRTAGATGGRACECHPGSTPSLRGGSKVPPVSPSPPADDSYEDAEPLGGCSGGADTDSSHYESYGEDDDGVTDRAHYVQRSPAPSPVTEPPGRPEAQLCGFLWRKRWLGQWAKQLFIVREHVLLPVLELDLRGCRVAYKAKRGKKMPHALKVTGPAGEGLVIGFRSQQQAEDWRKVIEEVSSDGPSGLAAVGVPASPSSRLGRAAGSQFGEEEEEEEDCSRQSPARSPRPGEDAKGGFLAVRLRGRWQRLWCAVRRGALRMFPEPGGAQRPVCALRLEGCQVSPGGAAAGSPRHLRIRIAQRGRELALLQTRSDEEREAWLKTLRAGGGGEAAGDNPCAEPTKLGDASSCPAAGGLLLRRVPTPNAYMDDPFGQLPPAEAPKHLYSNTERLQQLKQSLDRAVQGQRRRPVSALPAGAHSGTLGSTLPSQAAPLAALRGRAASPQRAEVSPELRSRDLSRSQRTLTLPERKGARDGLDILIGKRAFPKLEEKVGQLERACRVKGRLKAGSEMNLLAIGKSLKGHIAASAAASEQGSFLSPLLKRTVSARSAPRPPPSPGSVEKGNVLRKRKEWEMKSAM; encoded by the exons ATGGCCCGGCAGAGAG ACCTGGACAAGCTGCTCTCAGACCTGCGCTCCTTCCTGCTCATCCTGGACCGGGAAAGCCTCAGCGCCGCGGCTCGGGCCAAGAAGAAGTCGGTGGCCGATCTCCTGTCCCGGCTGCAGAGCCCCACGT CAGAGGATGCAGAGTACATGATCATGCGCTGCCTCTCGCCATCCCCGGGGaccccgcggggccgggccagCCCGG gaacCAGGACAGCGGGTGCCACGGGAGGGAGAGCCTGCGAGTGCCACCCGGGCAGCACCCCGAGCCTGCGCGGAGGG agcAAGGTGCCCCCCGTCTCACCATCCCCACCCGCTGATGACTCCTACGAAGACGCCGAACCCCTCGGCGGATGCTCCG GCGGCGCCGACACCGACAGCAGCCACTACGAGTCGTACGGGGAGGATGATGATGGTGTGACGGACCGTGCCCACTACGTGCAGCGGTCACCGGCCCCCAGCCCTGTCACCGAGCCCCCCGGGCGCCCCGAGGCGCAGCTCTGCGGGTTCCTCTGGAGGAAGCGCTGGCTGGGGCAGTGGGCAAAGCAGCTCTTCATCGTGCGGGAGCACGTGCTGCTG CCCGTGCTGGAGCTGGACCTGCGGGGCTGTCGCGTCGCCTACAAAGCCAAGCGTGGCAAGAAGATGCCGCACGCCCTGAAGGTGACGGGGCCGGCGGGCGAGGGGCTGGTCATCGGCTTCCGGAGCCAGCAGCAggctgaggactggaggaag GTGATCGAAGAGGTCAGCAGCGATGGCCCGAGCGGGCTGGCAGCCGTCGGTGTCCCAGCGTCACCCTCCTCGAGGCTCGGCCGG GCTGCTGGGTCCCAGTttggtgaggaggaggaggaggaggaggattgcTCCCGGCAgagccctgcccgcagcccccggcccggaGAGGATGCTAAAGGAG GGTTCCTGGCGGTGCGGCTGCGGGGCCGGTGGCAGCGGCTGTGGTGCGCGGTGCGGCGCGGAGCCCTGCGCATGTTCCCCGAGCCCGGCGGTGCCCAGCGCCCCGTCTGTGCCCTGCGCCTCGAGGGCTGCCAGGTCTCCCCGGGGGGGGCGGCCGCCGGCTCCCCCCGGCACCTCCGCATCCGCATCGcccagcggggccgggagctCGCCCTGCTGCAG ACCCGCTCGGACGAGGAGAGGGAAGCCTGGCTGAAGACCCTGCGGgccgggggaggaggggaggcgGCTGGTGACAACCCCTGCGCCGAGCCCACCAAACTGGGCGatgccagcagctgccctgctgcGGG CGGGCTGCTGCTGCGCCGCGTCCCGACCCCCAACGCCTACATGGACGACCCCTTCGGGCAGCTCCCGCCAGCTGAGGCCCCCAAGCACCTTTACTCCAACACGGagcggctgcagcagctg AAGCAGAGCTTGGACCGAGCAGTGCAAGGGCAGCGCAGGAGACCAGTGTCTGCACTGCCCGCTGGTGCCCACAGCGGCACCCtgggcagcaccctgccctcGCAGGCGG caccACTGGCAGCTCTCCGGGGCAGGGCTGCCAGCCCGCAGCGGGCAGAGGTGAGCCCCGAGCTCCGGAGCAGGGATCTCTCCCGGTCCCAGCGCACCCTGACGCTGCCCGAAAGGAAAGGGGCTCGGGATGGGTTGGATATCCTCATCG GGAAGAGAGCCTTCCccaagctggaggagaaggtgggGCAGCTGGAGAGGGCCTGCCGCGTGAAGGGCAGGCTGAAAGCCGGCTCCGAGATGAACCTGCTGGCCATCGGCAAGTCACTGAAGGGCCACATCGCCGCCAGCGCGGCTGCCTCCGag CAGGGCTCGTTCCTCTCGCCGCTGTTGAAGCGCACGGTGTCGGCCAGGAGCGCCCCGAGgccacccccctccccgggcagcgTGGAGAAGGGAAACGTGCTGCGGAAGAGAAAG
- the LOC137675399 gene encoding actin filament-associated protein 1-like 2 isoform X2, which translates to MARQRDLDKLLSDLRSFLLILDRESLSAAARAKKKSVADLLSRLQSPTSEDAEYMIMRCLSPSPGTPRGRASPGTRTAGATGGRACECHPGSTPSLRGGSKVPPVSPSPPADDSYEDAEPLGGCSGGADTDSSHYESYGEDDDGVTDRAHYVQRSPAPSPVTEPPGRPEAQLCGFLWRKRWLGQWAKQLFIVREHVLLGFRCAADPQPVLELDLRGCRVAYKAKRGKKMPHALKVTGPAGEGLVIGFRSQQQAEDWRKVIEEVSSDGPSGLAAVGVPASPSSRLGRAAGSQFGEEEEEEEDCSRQSPARSPRPGEDAKGGFLAVRLRGRWQRLWCAVRRGALRMFPEPGGAQRPVCALRLEGCQVSPGGAAAGSPRHLRIRIAQRGRELALLQTRSDEEREAWLKTLRAGGGGEAAGDNPCAEPTKLGDASSCPAAGGLLLRRVPTPNAYMDDPFGQLPPAEAPKHLYSNTERLQQLKQSLDRAVQGQRRRPVSALPAGAHSGTLGSTLPSQAAPLAALRGRAASPQRAEVSPELRSRDLSRSQRTLTLPERKGARDGLDILIGKRAFPKLEEKVGQLERACRVKGRLKAGSEMNLLAIGKSLKGHIAASAAASEGSFLSPLLKRTVSARSAPRPPPSPGSVEKGNVLRKRKEWEMKSAM; encoded by the exons ATGGCCCGGCAGAGAG ACCTGGACAAGCTGCTCTCAGACCTGCGCTCCTTCCTGCTCATCCTGGACCGGGAAAGCCTCAGCGCCGCGGCTCGGGCCAAGAAGAAGTCGGTGGCCGATCTCCTGTCCCGGCTGCAGAGCCCCACGT CAGAGGATGCAGAGTACATGATCATGCGCTGCCTCTCGCCATCCCCGGGGaccccgcggggccgggccagCCCGG gaacCAGGACAGCGGGTGCCACGGGAGGGAGAGCCTGCGAGTGCCACCCGGGCAGCACCCCGAGCCTGCGCGGAGGG agcAAGGTGCCCCCCGTCTCACCATCCCCACCCGCTGATGACTCCTACGAAGACGCCGAACCCCTCGGCGGATGCTCCG GCGGCGCCGACACCGACAGCAGCCACTACGAGTCGTACGGGGAGGATGATGATGGTGTGACGGACCGTGCCCACTACGTGCAGCGGTCACCGGCCCCCAGCCCTGTCACCGAGCCCCCCGGGCGCCCCGAGGCGCAGCTCTGCGGGTTCCTCTGGAGGAAGCGCTGGCTGGGGCAGTGGGCAAAGCAGCTCTTCATCGTGCGGGAGCACGTGCTGCTG GGCTTCAGGTGTGCCGCCGACCCGCAGCCCGTGCTGGAGCTGGACCTGCGGGGCTGTCGCGTCGCCTACAAAGCCAAGCGTGGCAAGAAGATGCCGCACGCCCTGAAGGTGACGGGGCCGGCGGGCGAGGGGCTGGTCATCGGCTTCCGGAGCCAGCAGCAggctgaggactggaggaag GTGATCGAAGAGGTCAGCAGCGATGGCCCGAGCGGGCTGGCAGCCGTCGGTGTCCCAGCGTCACCCTCCTCGAGGCTCGGCCGG GCTGCTGGGTCCCAGTttggtgaggaggaggaggaggaggaggattgcTCCCGGCAgagccctgcccgcagcccccggcccggaGAGGATGCTAAAGGAG GGTTCCTGGCGGTGCGGCTGCGGGGCCGGTGGCAGCGGCTGTGGTGCGCGGTGCGGCGCGGAGCCCTGCGCATGTTCCCCGAGCCCGGCGGTGCCCAGCGCCCCGTCTGTGCCCTGCGCCTCGAGGGCTGCCAGGTCTCCCCGGGGGGGGCGGCCGCCGGCTCCCCCCGGCACCTCCGCATCCGCATCGcccagcggggccgggagctCGCCCTGCTGCAG ACCCGCTCGGACGAGGAGAGGGAAGCCTGGCTGAAGACCCTGCGGgccgggggaggaggggaggcgGCTGGTGACAACCCCTGCGCCGAGCCCACCAAACTGGGCGatgccagcagctgccctgctgcGGG CGGGCTGCTGCTGCGCCGCGTCCCGACCCCCAACGCCTACATGGACGACCCCTTCGGGCAGCTCCCGCCAGCTGAGGCCCCCAAGCACCTTTACTCCAACACGGagcggctgcagcagctg AAGCAGAGCTTGGACCGAGCAGTGCAAGGGCAGCGCAGGAGACCAGTGTCTGCACTGCCCGCTGGTGCCCACAGCGGCACCCtgggcagcaccctgccctcGCAGGCGG caccACTGGCAGCTCTCCGGGGCAGGGCTGCCAGCCCGCAGCGGGCAGAGGTGAGCCCCGAGCTCCGGAGCAGGGATCTCTCCCGGTCCCAGCGCACCCTGACGCTGCCCGAAAGGAAAGGGGCTCGGGATGGGTTGGATATCCTCATCG GGAAGAGAGCCTTCCccaagctggaggagaaggtgggGCAGCTGGAGAGGGCCTGCCGCGTGAAGGGCAGGCTGAAAGCCGGCTCCGAGATGAACCTGCTGGCCATCGGCAAGTCACTGAAGGGCCACATCGCCGCCAGCGCGGCTGCCTCCGag GGCTCGTTCCTCTCGCCGCTGTTGAAGCGCACGGTGTCGGCCAGGAGCGCCCCGAGgccacccccctccccgggcagcgTGGAGAAGGGAAACGTGCTGCGGAAGAGAAAG